The sequence ATCGCTCGGCCGCGGTTTTAAAACCGCGGAGTGGAAAAACGAGCATGAACAGGAAATCGGCAGCATTCCCGTGGACTGCGTGTTTTCGCCGGTGCGGCAGGTCAATTTTGCGGTGGAAAATACGCGCGTGGGCCGCCGCACGGATTACGAAAAACTTATCCTGGAAATATGGACCGACGACCGCATCACGCCGGATGACGCCCTGGTCCAGGCCGCCAGCATATCGCGGCATCATTTTGACGTTTTCGTGAATTACGACGAGGATTTGCTGGAGTTTGAACAGAAGGAAAGGATCGTTGACCGCGATCAGGATGAATTGCGCAAGAAACTTAACATGAGCGTCAACGAAATAGAACTGAGCGTCCGCGCGGCCAATTGCCTGAATAACGCGAATATTCTTTCGGTCGGCGAACTGGCCCAGAAATCGGAAGCGGATATGCTGAAACACAGGAATTTCGGCAAAAAATCGCTGCAGGAAATCATTGACAAACTGCGCGAATTGGGTTTGTCGTTAAATATGAAATTTGATCCCGAGTTGCTGGCGGCGGGCTCCTCCGCCGAGCGAGCATGAGGGATATTAACGTTTCCAGGAGGCTGTGCTAAATGCGACATAGAATACAATCAAGCCGCTTCGGCCGGAGTTCTTCCCATCAGAAAACCCTGCTGGCGAGCCTGGTCTGCGCTTTGATCAAAGAGCGCCGGATTGTTACCACCGCGCGGAAGGCGCAGGTGGCCCGCCGGCTGGCCGAGCGGACCATGACGATGGCCAAGAGCGGCACCCTGGCCGCAAGGCGCCGCGCTCTACGGGTCCTTCATAACAAGCAGGCGGTTAAAATTCTTTTTGCCGATCTCGCCCCGGTTTATAAAGACCGTTCGGGCGGTTACTGCCGCATGGTGAAAACCGGTTTGAGACGGGGCGATGCTTCCCCCAAGGCCATACTGGAATGGGTTGGACTGAGCCAGATGGATCGCACGAAAAAGAAGCCGGCGGAAGAAGAAAAAAAACCGGCCGCCTCCTGACGGTCCGTTGCCGGCGAAAAAAGCCGGAATTCAATTAAACGGGAGCGTGTCAAATGCCGAAGTTCAAATACGCCGCAACTGATTCGGCAGGCAATGAAAAAAACGGCATCGTTGAAGCCGTGAACCGCCCCGCCGCCCTGCTCCGGCTCAGGGAAA comes from Kiritimatiellia bacterium and encodes:
- the rplQ gene encoding 50S ribosomal protein L17; protein product: MRHRIQSSRFGRSSSHQKTLLASLVCALIKERRIVTTARKAQVARRLAERTMTMAKSGTLAARRRALRVLHNKQAVKILFADLAPVYKDRSGGYCRMVKTGLRRGDASPKAILEWVGLSQMDRTKKKPAEEEKKPAAS
- a CDS encoding DNA-directed RNA polymerase subunit alpha; protein product: MTAIKIGRFEMPKMVVKEEQTATSTYAKFIAEPFESGFGYTIGNSLRRVLLSSLEGAAVSSVKIAGVFHEFSALPNVVEDVTDVILNLKKVLFRMYTRSPRRLMIKMRGPGEVTAANIETDQHVEVLNPSHYIATLAEDAKFEAELEISLGRGFKTAEWKNEHEQEIGSIPVDCVFSPVRQVNFAVENTRVGRRTDYEKLILEIWTDDRITPDDALVQAASISRHHFDVFVNYDEDLLEFEQKERIVDRDQDELRKKLNMSVNEIELSVRAANCLNNANILSVGELAQKSEADMLKHRNFGKKSLQEIIDKLRELGLSLNMKFDPELLAAGSSAERA